From Amycolatopsis sp. cg9, one genomic window encodes:
- the otsB gene encoding trehalose-phosphatase, translated as MTAEALPAELRRAIVQIARTPRLLVACDYDGTLAPITLNPDEARPLPESVGALRSLAGLHETTTAVISGRALRDLATLSRLPSEVNLVGSHGSEFDIGFIHALDEQARELHRRLEAELEQLVLDVPGVSLEVKPASIAVHVRRAEHEAGRRVLAAVHSGPSKWEGVSTTDGKEVVELAVVQTDKGRALDILRHQVGATAAIFLGDDVTDEKAFARLSGPDLGIKVGDGETLAGYRVPDTVDVALVLGFLLEERRNWLYGESAPPIERLSMLANERSVALVTPDAKLTWLCHPGPDAPAVFADLLGGEGAGHFSIKPHRNGLPLGQRYLPNTMTVETRWSRLLVTDYLEPESPQHRTDLVRVISGEAVASVKFAPRPEFGGVPVKLEVTEGGVRVLGTSEPFVLYSPGVEWTITSDGLHDTATALVQPTPTQPVVLELRCGTTDLGPHELSEVERRDRAGRYWSEWTSKLQLPKVQTDLVLRSALTLRGLVNTDTGGVLAAATSSLPEEIGGVRNWDYRYCWIRDAAMTVRELVHLGSIEEAEGYLRWLHGVLATLAGPERLHPLYTLAGSVIGAEAVIESLPGYAGSRPVRVGNLANHQVQLDVFGPVVELVGTLAAARGDLRDEDWQLVRAMAEAVTRRWNEPDHGIWEERHVPRHRVYSRVMCWVTIDRAVKLGEQYGRGVPGAWPALRDQIKQDVLEHGWNDEVQAFTTAYDGTDLDAASLFVGLTGLIDPADERFQHTVTAIEAELRSGSTVYRYRRDDGLPGGEGGFHICAAWLIEAYLLTGRRTEAQELFDQIVAAAGPTGLLPEQYDPIAERSLGNHPQAYSHIGLIRCANLLAAS; from the coding sequence TTGACTGCCGAGGCCCTGCCCGCCGAGCTGCGGCGTGCGATCGTCCAGATCGCCCGCACGCCGCGCCTGCTGGTCGCTTGCGACTACGACGGCACGCTGGCACCCATCACCCTCAACCCGGACGAGGCACGCCCGCTGCCCGAGTCCGTGGGCGCCCTCAGATCGCTCGCGGGGCTGCACGAGACCACCACCGCGGTCATCTCCGGCCGGGCGCTGCGCGACCTCGCCACGCTGTCGCGGCTGCCGTCCGAGGTGAACCTCGTCGGCAGCCACGGCTCGGAGTTCGACATCGGCTTCATCCACGCGCTCGACGAGCAGGCGCGTGAGCTGCACCGACGCCTCGAAGCCGAGCTCGAGCAGCTGGTGCTGGACGTCCCGGGCGTGTCGCTGGAGGTCAAGCCGGCGAGCATCGCGGTGCACGTGCGCCGCGCCGAGCACGAGGCCGGGCGCCGCGTGCTGGCCGCCGTCCACTCCGGACCGTCCAAGTGGGAAGGCGTCTCGACCACCGACGGCAAGGAGGTCGTCGAGCTCGCGGTCGTCCAGACGGACAAGGGCCGCGCGCTGGACATCCTGCGCCACCAGGTCGGCGCCACCGCGGCGATCTTCCTCGGCGACGACGTCACCGACGAGAAGGCCTTCGCCCGCCTCTCCGGCCCGGACCTGGGCATCAAGGTCGGCGACGGCGAGACCCTGGCCGGCTACCGCGTGCCCGACACCGTCGACGTCGCGCTGGTGCTCGGCTTCCTCCTGGAGGAGCGCCGGAACTGGCTGTACGGCGAGTCGGCCCCGCCGATCGAGCGGCTGTCGATGCTGGCCAACGAGCGGTCGGTCGCGCTGGTCACGCCGGACGCGAAGCTGACCTGGCTGTGCCACCCCGGCCCGGACGCGCCCGCCGTGTTCGCCGACCTGCTCGGCGGCGAAGGGGCCGGCCACTTCTCCATCAAGCCGCACCGCAACGGCCTCCCGCTCGGCCAGCGCTACCTGCCGAACACGATGACGGTCGAGACGCGCTGGTCGCGCCTGCTCGTCACCGACTACCTCGAGCCGGAGAGCCCGCAGCACCGCACGGACCTGGTCCGCGTGATCTCGGGCGAGGCGGTGGCGAGCGTCAAGTTCGCGCCGCGCCCCGAGTTCGGCGGCGTGCCGGTGAAGCTGGAGGTCACCGAGGGCGGCGTCCGGGTGCTCGGCACGTCGGAGCCGTTCGTGCTCTATTCGCCGGGCGTCGAGTGGACCATCACCTCCGACGGCCTGCACGACACCGCGACCGCGCTGGTGCAGCCGACGCCGACCCAGCCGGTCGTGCTGGAGCTGCGCTGCGGCACCACGGACCTCGGCCCGCACGAACTGTCCGAAGTGGAGCGACGCGACCGCGCCGGCCGCTACTGGAGCGAGTGGACGTCGAAGCTGCAGCTGCCGAAGGTGCAGACCGACCTGGTGCTGCGCTCGGCGCTGACGCTGCGCGGCCTGGTCAACACCGACACCGGCGGCGTGCTGGCGGCGGCGACGTCGTCGCTGCCGGAGGAGATCGGCGGCGTCCGCAACTGGGACTACCGCTACTGCTGGATCCGCGACGCGGCGATGACCGTGCGGGAGCTCGTGCACCTGGGCTCGATCGAGGAGGCCGAAGGCTACCTGCGCTGGCTGCACGGCGTGCTCGCGACGCTGGCCGGCCCGGAGCGGCTGCACCCGCTGTACACCTTGGCGGGCAGCGTGATCGGCGCCGAAGCGGTGATCGAATCGCTGCCCGGTTATGCCGGTTCTCGCCCGGTTCGCGTCGGCAACCTGGCGAACCACCAGGTCCAGCTGGACGTCTTCGGCCCGGTCGTCGAGCTGGTCGGCACCCTGGCCGCGGCGCGCGGTGACCTGCGCGACGAGGACTGGCAGCTGGTCCGCGCGATGGCGGAAGCCGTGACGCGGCGCTGGAACGAGCCGGACCACGGGATCTGGGAGGAGCGGCACGTGCCGCGCCACCGGGTCTACTCGAGGGTCATGTGCTGGGTGACGATCGACCGCGCGGTCAAGCTGGGCGAGCAGTACGGCCGGGGCGTCCCGGGCGCTTGGCCCGCCCTGCGCGACCAGATCAAGCAGGACGTCCTCGAACACGGCTGGAACGACGAGGTCCAGGCGTTCACCACGGCCTACGACGGCACGGACCTGGACGCGGCGTCGCTGTTCGTCGGGCTCACCGGGCTGATCGACCCGGCCGACGAGCGCTTCCAGCACACGGTGACCGCGATCGAGGCGGAGCTGCGCAGTGGGTCCACTGTGTACCGTTACCGCCGCGACGACGGTCTCCCGGGTGGCGAGGGCGGCTTCCACATCTGCGCGGCGTGGCTGATCGAGGCGTACCTGCTCACCGGGCGGCGCACCGAGGCCCAGGAGCTGTTCGACCAGATCGTCGCGGCGGCGGGCCCGACCGGCCTGCTGCCGGAGCAGTACGACCCGATCGCGGAGCGGTCCCTCGGCAACCACCCGCAGGCCTATTCCCACATCGGGCTCATCCGGTGCGCCAACTTGCTGGCGGCCAGTTAG
- a CDS encoding ArsR/SmtB family transcription factor: MTSAPPPEELDPDALKAVTHPLRRRILGVLSAGPATATKLARALGENTGATSYHLRELARFGFVEDAPELARGKERWWRTRPRDIRWPRRSEQSAETRVLFDDMQRQGFEEDLEKLNRFAETREDLPGDWPDALLYARGGTWLTAEELQRFWNEYMELFRRYWRAEDDRSPEARRVLVRLLAFPEPGERP; this comes from the coding sequence ATGACCAGCGCTCCACCACCGGAAGAGCTCGACCCGGACGCCCTCAAGGCCGTCACGCACCCGCTGCGCCGCCGCATCCTCGGCGTGTTGTCGGCGGGCCCGGCCACGGCCACGAAACTCGCTCGGGCACTGGGCGAGAACACCGGCGCGACCAGCTACCACCTGCGGGAACTGGCCCGGTTCGGGTTCGTCGAAGACGCTCCGGAGCTCGCGCGGGGCAAGGAACGGTGGTGGCGGACGCGGCCGCGGGACATCCGGTGGCCGCGCCGCAGCGAGCAGAGCGCCGAAACCCGGGTGCTGTTCGACGACATGCAGCGCCAGGGGTTCGAGGAAGACCTCGAAAAGCTGAACCGGTTCGCGGAAACGCGAGAGGACCTGCCCGGCGACTGGCCGGACGCGCTGCTCTACGCGCGCGGCGGCACCTGGCTCACCGCCGAGGAGCTGCAGCGGTTCTGGAACGAGTACATGGAGCTGTTCCGCCGGTACTGGCGCGCCGAGGACGACCGGTCACCGGAAGCGCGGCGCGTGCTCGTGCGCCTGCTCGCGTTTCCGGAACCAGGGGAAAGACCATGA
- a CDS encoding alpha/beta hydrolase family protein — MILAITALAPPASAADGSDVVFTNGGVTLHGTVVAPPGGSKLPGLVMVHGSGAHSREDYRDQAEAFARQGIATLIYDKRTEGYSQFSRSYSTLADDALAAVEALRKRPDVDPARVGVWGLSEGGWVAPLAASRSADVAFVVTLGANGVEPSRQQAWAIENQLRRLGMDGSMVRMASSTMMRQLVGGGVFPEAHYDPVPVLKSLRQPVLGLWGAKDALTPPGEAVRIFRESLARYTLRVFPDAQHQLRRTTDGFDKLPGYAPGYLELVGTWVQHPPTASSADAPPAQDRPSVRITPLSWYEPAWLQLAVLVFLLVAFAWYPLFRRGPAAKPARWLSATGLLAVLGFLAVDVLIQVTMGKGLGPVVAGRPLPWLILQLLSLGAVAAAIGTAVAWRRHRTPRLGVLLAGGVVFVPWAVHWGLLGI, encoded by the coding sequence GTGATCCTGGCGATCACCGCGCTCGCGCCACCGGCTTCGGCCGCGGACGGCTCGGACGTGGTGTTCACGAACGGCGGGGTGACCTTGCACGGCACCGTCGTCGCACCGCCCGGCGGGTCGAAACTGCCGGGCCTGGTGATGGTCCACGGCTCGGGGGCGCACAGCCGGGAGGACTACCGCGATCAGGCGGAAGCCTTTGCGCGACAAGGCATCGCGACACTCATCTACGACAAGCGCACCGAGGGCTACTCGCAGTTCTCGCGTTCCTATTCCACGCTGGCGGACGACGCGCTCGCCGCCGTGGAAGCGCTGCGCAAGCGGCCGGACGTCGACCCGGCTCGGGTCGGCGTCTGGGGGCTGAGCGAAGGGGGCTGGGTGGCGCCGCTCGCCGCCTCGCGGTCGGCGGACGTCGCTTTCGTGGTGACACTGGGAGCGAACGGCGTCGAGCCGTCGCGGCAGCAGGCGTGGGCGATCGAGAACCAGTTGCGGCGCTTGGGGATGGACGGCTCGATGGTGCGGATGGCGTCGTCGACGATGATGCGCCAGCTCGTCGGCGGCGGCGTGTTCCCGGAGGCGCACTACGACCCGGTGCCGGTGCTGAAGAGCCTGCGCCAGCCGGTGCTCGGGCTGTGGGGCGCGAAGGACGCCCTGACGCCGCCGGGGGAAGCCGTCCGGATCTTCCGGGAATCGCTGGCCAGGTACACCCTGCGGGTGTTCCCGGACGCCCAGCACCAGCTGCGGCGCACGACCGACGGCTTCGACAAGCTGCCCGGCTACGCACCGGGCTACCTGGAGCTGGTGGGCACGTGGGTGCAGCACCCGCCCACGGCGTCGAGCGCCGACGCGCCACCGGCGCAGGACCGGCCGAGCGTCCGGATCACGCCGTTGAGCTGGTACGAGCCGGCCTGGCTCCAGCTCGCCGTGCTGGTGTTCCTGCTCGTGGCGTTCGCCTGGTACCCGCTCTTCCGGCGGGGCCCGGCGGCGAAACCGGCACGGTGGCTGTCGGCGACCGGGCTGCTCGCCGTGCTCGGCTTCCTGGCCGTCGACGTGCTGATCCAGGTCACCATGGGCAAGGGGCTGGGCCCGGTCGTCGCCGGCCGCCCGCTGCCGTGGCTGATCTTGCAGCTGCTTTCGCTGGGCGCGGTGGCCGCCGCCATCGGCACGGCGGTGGCGTGGCGGCGGCACCGGACCCCGCGGCTCGGCGTGCTGCTCGCCGGCGGCGTCGTGTTCGTCCCCTGGGCGGTGCATTGGGGACTGCTGGGGATCTAG